A region from the Catenulispora sp. MAP5-51 genome encodes:
- a CDS encoding ABC transporter permease subunit, translating into MSTVFNPTIAAITLRGLLGRRRSLLIALPPAILLALTIGLRAATNINSSHDFGWPGVVLGQIGLVTLLPLTAMIIGTSVLGTEVDDASILHLLATPVSRATVMFTKWIVASGATLVFAVVPIAAAAFIGTSGYVDNPGPLDMTFTPIKGDATEAVGVIVAAAVGALVYSAFFLFLSVVTKRSVAVTLIYILVWESLLTRYVSGLRLLSIGQYELGLADKIGHLPNLGANLSMSTSVIMSVAFTVVALGYGTRRLQSFRVSGEAA; encoded by the coding sequence ATGTCTACCGTCTTCAACCCCACGATCGCCGCCATCACTTTGCGCGGCCTGCTGGGCCGGCGCCGCTCGCTGCTGATCGCGCTGCCCCCGGCGATCCTGCTGGCCCTGACCATCGGGCTGCGCGCCGCCACGAACATCAACAGCTCGCACGACTTCGGCTGGCCCGGCGTCGTCCTCGGCCAGATCGGGCTGGTCACGCTGCTGCCGCTGACCGCGATGATCATCGGCACCTCGGTGCTGGGCACCGAGGTCGACGACGCCTCGATCCTGCACCTGCTGGCCACCCCGGTCAGCCGGGCCACGGTGATGTTCACCAAGTGGATCGTGGCCTCCGGCGCGACCCTGGTGTTCGCCGTGGTGCCGATAGCGGCCGCGGCCTTCATCGGCACCTCCGGCTACGTCGACAACCCCGGCCCGCTGGACATGACGTTCACGCCGATCAAGGGCGACGCCACCGAGGCGGTCGGCGTCATCGTCGCCGCCGCGGTCGGGGCCCTGGTCTACAGCGCGTTCTTCCTGTTCCTGTCGGTGGTGACCAAGCGCTCGGTGGCCGTGACCCTGATCTACATCCTGGTCTGGGAGAGCCTGCTCACCCGCTATGTCAGCGGCCTGCGTCTGCTGTCCATCGGCCAGTACGAACTGGGCCTGGCCGACAAGATCGGGCACCTGCCGAACCTCGGCGCGAACCTCTCGATGAGCACATCGGTGATCATGTCCGTCGCGTTCACGGTCGTGGCGCTGGGCTACGGCACACGGCGCCTGCAGTCCTTCCGTGTATCAGGTGAGGCGGCCTGA
- a CDS encoding helix-turn-helix domain-containing protein produces the protein MESVRREPVPVLRGLVHHYHGFRFPDVVERSRLELPCGAVTVLIAFAEPIRIGLASDGGTRTFQRASFLSAGRAVAAIGRHRGHIHGLELTLSHPGAHRVLGLRMAELAAGFPTLGEVLGREGELLVEQLAGLPGWEARFARLDAYLTRRAADSRVLPAWQVTRAAHLVAAGWPLRDIQRDVGWGERHLRSRFLEQVGMSPKAMARVLRLQAALRAYLAGCGWSQAAFLARYHDQAHLGHDVKAITGLTPGRLAELRRGAPPGSALDRLPGRVTSVLLG, from the coding sequence ATGGAAAGCGTGCGTCGCGAGCCTGTTCCCGTTCTGCGCGGCCTCGTGCACCACTACCACGGTTTCCGCTTCCCGGACGTCGTAGAGCGCTCGCGCCTGGAGCTGCCCTGCGGCGCCGTCACGGTGCTGATCGCCTTCGCCGAACCGATCCGGATCGGCCTGGCCTCGGACGGCGGGACGCGGACCTTCCAGCGGGCTTCCTTCCTGTCCGCGGGCCGCGCGGTGGCCGCGATCGGGCGGCACCGCGGGCACATCCACGGCCTCGAGCTGACCCTCAGCCACCCCGGCGCGCACCGCGTCCTCGGCCTGCGCATGGCCGAGCTGGCCGCCGGCTTCCCGACGCTCGGCGAGGTGCTGGGCCGCGAGGGCGAGCTGCTCGTCGAGCAGCTCGCCGGCCTGCCGGGCTGGGAGGCGCGGTTCGCCCGGCTCGACGCCTATCTGACCCGACGCGCGGCCGACTCCCGCGTCCTGCCGGCCTGGCAGGTGACGCGGGCCGCGCATCTGGTCGCGGCCGGCTGGCCGCTGCGCGACATCCAGCGGGACGTCGGCTGGGGCGAGCGGCATCTGCGCTCGCGGTTCCTGGAGCAGGTCGGGATGTCGCCGAAGGCGATGGCGCGGGTGCTGCGGCTTCAGGCCGCGCTGCGCGCGTACCTGGCCGGGTGCGGCTGGTCGCAGGCCGCGTTCCTGGCGCGCTACCACGACCAGGCGCACCTCGGGCACGACGTCAAGGCGATCACCGGGCTGACGCCGGGACGGTTGGCGGAGTTGCGGCGCGGTGCCCCACCGGGCTCCGCACTCGATCGGCTCCCCGGACGGGTGACCAGCGTGTTGTTGGGCTGA
- a CDS encoding SigE family RNA polymerase sigma factor, protein MSDEEDFRQFAASRQKQLLRSAYLLCGDWHGAEDLVQTAFGQMYRSWRRVKRVEHPDAYAKQVLYRCHLSATRKKRFATVPIDSVAEPLAPGDGFGDGTTGVLLEALAGLPDRARAVVVLRFWEDYSVAQTADALGISEGTVKSQSSRALAMLRSRIGDSLSDTRRD, encoded by the coding sequence ATGAGCGACGAGGAGGACTTCCGACAGTTCGCCGCGAGCCGCCAGAAGCAACTGCTGCGCAGCGCGTATCTGTTGTGCGGGGACTGGCACGGCGCCGAGGACCTGGTGCAGACCGCCTTCGGGCAGATGTACCGGTCCTGGCGCCGGGTCAAGCGCGTCGAGCATCCGGACGCCTACGCCAAACAGGTGCTGTACCGATGTCACCTGTCGGCGACGCGCAAGAAGCGGTTCGCGACGGTGCCGATCGACTCGGTGGCCGAACCGCTCGCGCCGGGCGACGGCTTCGGCGACGGCACCACCGGCGTCCTGCTGGAGGCGCTCGCCGGGCTTCCGGACCGGGCGCGGGCCGTGGTGGTGCTGCGGTTCTGGGAGGACTACTCGGTCGCGCAGACCGCCGACGCCCTCGGCATCTCGGAGGGGACCGTGAAGAGTCAGAGTTCGCGGGCCTTGGCGATGCTGCGGTCCCGGATCGGCGACTCGCTCAGTGACACCCGTCGAGACTGA
- a CDS encoding ABC transporter ATP-binding protein, translating to MTIDDIPVQRETAPAPVPPPPGGPAEIVLDNVTHWYGNVVAVNDITMTIGPGVTGLLGPNGAGKSTLLHLVSGFLSPSRGTVTVAGQTAWRNPGIYKVIGLVPERDSVYAFLTGRQFVTATAKLHKLPDIDAAVARALHMVEMDTEAADRRIDTYSKGMRQRIKVAAALVHDPRVLLLDEPFNGMDPRQRMHMMDLLHRLGEAGHTIVFSSHILEEVERLSGTVQVIVAGRLAASGDYRTIRRLMTSRPHVFQVASSDDRRLAAALIGRPSVNGVELNPAGGLEVRAGDYGAFSRELAAVAREQGVRLRTVLPADESLESVFTYLVAS from the coding sequence GTGACCATCGACGACATCCCCGTGCAGCGCGAGACCGCGCCGGCCCCGGTGCCGCCACCGCCGGGCGGCCCGGCCGAGATCGTGCTGGACAACGTGACCCACTGGTACGGCAACGTGGTCGCGGTCAACGACATCACCATGACCATCGGCCCGGGCGTGACGGGCCTGCTCGGTCCGAACGGCGCCGGCAAGTCCACGCTGCTGCACCTGGTCTCCGGCTTCCTGTCGCCCTCGCGCGGCACCGTCACCGTGGCCGGACAGACCGCGTGGCGCAATCCCGGCATCTACAAGGTGATCGGCCTGGTGCCCGAGCGCGATTCGGTCTACGCCTTCCTGACCGGCCGGCAGTTCGTCACCGCGACGGCCAAGCTGCACAAGCTGCCCGACATCGACGCCGCCGTGGCCCGCGCGCTGCACATGGTCGAGATGGACACCGAGGCCGCCGACCGCCGCATCGACACCTACTCCAAGGGCATGCGCCAGCGCATCAAGGTGGCCGCCGCGCTCGTCCACGACCCGCGCGTGCTGCTGCTGGACGAGCCCTTCAACGGCATGGACCCGCGCCAGCGCATGCACATGATGGACCTGCTGCACCGGCTCGGCGAGGCCGGCCACACCATCGTGTTCTCCTCGCACATCCTGGAGGAGGTCGAGCGGCTGTCCGGCACGGTGCAGGTCATCGTGGCCGGCCGGCTGGCCGCCTCCGGCGACTACCGCACCATCCGCCGGCTGATGACCAGCCGTCCGCATGTGTTCCAGGTCGCCTCCAGCGACGACCGGCGGCTTGCCGCCGCGCTGATCGGCCGGCCCTCGGTGAACGGCGTGGAGCTGAACCCCGCCGGCGGCCTGGAGGTGCGGGCCGGCGACTACGGCGCGTTCAGCCGGGAGCTGGCGGCCGTGGCGCGCGAGCAGGGCGTGCGGCTGCGCACGGTGCTGCCCGCCGACGAGTCGCTGGAGTCCGTGTTCACCTATCTGGTGGCGTCGTAA